A DNA window from Zonotrichia leucophrys gambelii isolate GWCS_2022_RI chromosome 15, RI_Zleu_2.0, whole genome shotgun sequence contains the following coding sequences:
- the ADORA2A gene encoding adenosine receptor A2a produces the protein MLVHGKDDFLSDIAYIILELIIAVLAILGNILVCWAVYLNSNLQNVTNYFVVSLAAADIAVGVLAIPFAITISTGFCAFFYGCLFIACFVLVLTQSSIFSLLAIAIDRIIAIRIPLRYNGLVTGSRAKGVIAICWVLSFIIGLTPMLGWHNGAQIQEPHSNWSSPINCSNSMVACLFEAVVTMEYMVYYNFFACVLLPLLLMFGIYLKIFMAARRQLKQMENKMVHGERSRSTLQKEVHAAKSLAIIVGLFAVCWLPLHIINCFTLFCPDCAHAPLWLMYLAIILSHANSVVNPLIYAYRIREFRHTFRKIISQHILGRKEPFKAGAASSRTSTHGGDAENASIRIGEYALELYGNGEIHRDPEKQDLNKCKAALEWHQNGNALDLETNGHLPHSCKNGILSDACLNRELHSEELIDAQVSYSDLERAAFTAADVS, from the exons ATGCTAGTACATGGGAAGGACGACTTCCTCTCAGACATAGCCTACATCATCCTGGAGCTGATCATCGCTGTGCTGGCCATCCTGGGCAACATCCTGGTCTGCTGGGCCGTCTATCTCAACAGCAACTTGCAGAACGTCACCAACTACTTTGTggtgtccctggctgctgctgacatTGCTGTGGGGGTGCTGGCAATCCCCTTTGCCATCACCATCAGCACTGGCTTCTGTGCCTTCTTCTATGGCTGCCTTTTCATTGCCTGCTTTGTCCTGGTCTTGACCCAGAGCTCCATCTTCAGCCTCCTGGCCATCGCCATCGACAGGATCATTGCCATCCGAATTCCCCTcag GTACAATGGCTTGGTGACCGGCTCTCGAGCCAAAGGCGTCATTGCCATCTGCTGGGTGTTGTCCTTCATCATCGGCCTGACCCCAATGCTGGGCTGGCACAACGGAGCCCAGATCCAAGAGCCCCATTCCAACTGGTCCTCTCCCATCAACTGCAGCAACAGCATGGTGGCGTGTCTCTTCGAGGCCGTGGTCACCATGGAGTACATGGTCTACTACAACTTCTTTGCCTGtgtgctcctgcccctccttctcaTGTTTGGTATCTACTTGAAAATCTTCATGGCAGCGCGGCGCCAGCTCAAGCAGATGGAGAACAAGATGGTACACGGGGAACGTTCCCGCTCCACGCTGCAGAAGGAGGTCCATGCAGCCAAGTCCTTGGCCATCATCGTCGGGCTGTTTGCAGTCTGCTGGCTCCCGCTGCACATCATTAACTGCTTCACCCTTTTCTGCCCGGACTGTGCCCACGCTCCCCTGTGGCTGATGTACCTGGCCATTATCCTGTCTCACGCTAACTCGGTGGTGAACCCCCTCATTTATGCCTACCGCATCAGGGAGTTCCGCCACACCTTCCGCAAGATCATCAGCCAGCACATCCTGGGCCGCAAGGAGCCGTTCAAGGCGGGAGCCGCCAGCTCCAGGACTTCCACCCACGGCGGGGACGCGGAGAACGCCAGCATCCGGATCGGTGAGTATGCGCTGGAGCTGTACGGCAACGGAGAGATCCACAGGGACCCCGAGAAGCAGGACTTGAACAAATGCAAAGCTGCCTTGGAATGGCACCAGAACGGAAACGCTCTGGACTTGGAGACAAACGGACATCTCCCGCATTCCTGTAAAAATGGGATTCTCTCAGACGCATGCCTGAACAGGGAGCTTCACAGTGAAGAGCTAATTGATGCCCAGGTGTCTTACTCAGACCTGGAAAGAGCAGCCTTTACTGCAGCTGATGTTTCCTGA